In Marinitoga sp. 38H-ov, a genomic segment contains:
- a CDS encoding radical SAM protein: MINYNDFHIFEKLNEKIIFFPESLSCYKLDEDAYNLLRKYKGEEDITLPTELKEFIENNIINTAKSIDKKKIFYDNINFNTLVLNVAQECNMKCIYCFADNGTYGNTSIMKFETVKLALEKLYNNRFDQLSISFFGGEPLLNFKLIKEVVEYIEKNFNQKPAYNITTNGTLLNEEIVKFMKKHNFKVMISIDGNEKENNLLRPLKNNENSFRKTVNGIKLLEKYEIEYFTRITVTKFNQEFDDFWSEYNFKNVVRAFVAPEDYTLLPDLKKYDKKIESYVSGEDKTISEIILSSIKVRKNRIKNKKTLKINCLGGAREVSLSASGDLYMCHRATGIEKYYIGNIFKNTHEEIIESAYNLFNKIMIGIKNEKCKKCWAKNLCGGGCHLKNDLLYSVN, translated from the coding sequence ATTATAAATTATAATGATTTTCATATCTTTGAAAAATTAAACGAAAAAATAATTTTTTTTCCAGAAAGTTTATCCTGTTATAAGTTAGATGAAGATGCATATAACCTTTTAAGGAAATACAAAGGAGAAGAAGATATAACCTTACCAACAGAATTAAAAGAATTTATAGAAAATAACATAATAAACACTGCGAAATCCATTGATAAGAAAAAAATTTTTTATGATAATATTAATTTTAATACTTTAGTATTAAATGTAGCTCAAGAATGTAATATGAAATGTATTTATTGTTTTGCTGATAATGGGACATATGGGAATACATCTATAATGAAATTTGAAACTGTAAAATTAGCATTAGAAAAATTATATAATAATAGATTTGATCAATTATCTATATCCTTTTTTGGTGGAGAACCATTATTAAATTTTAAACTTATAAAAGAAGTTGTCGAATATATAGAAAAAAATTTTAATCAAAAGCCTGCTTACAATATAACAACAAATGGAACGCTGTTAAACGAAGAAATAGTAAAATTTATGAAAAAGCATAATTTTAAAGTAATGATAAGTATTGATGGAAATGAAAAGGAAAATAACCTATTAAGACCTTTGAAAAATAACGAAAATTCTTTTAGAAAAACAGTAAATGGAATAAAGTTGTTGGAAAAATATGAAATCGAATATTTCACAAGAATAACAGTTACAAAATTTAATCAAGAATTTGATGATTTTTGGAGCGAATATAATTTTAAAAACGTAGTTCGCGCATTTGTAGCTCCAGAAGATTATACATTATTACCTGATTTGAAAAAATACGATAAAAAAATAGAATCGTATGTTTCTGGAGAAGATAAAACAATTTCAGAAATAATATTATCTTCAATAAAAGTTAGAAAAAATAGGATTAAAAATAAAAAAACATTAAAAATAAATTGTTTGGGTGGAGCAAGAGAAGTATCTCTTTCTGCCAGTGGAGATTTGTATATGTGTCATCGCGCAACAGGAATTGAAAAATATTATATAGGAAATATTTTTAAAAATACACATGAAGAAATAATAGAATCAGCATATAATTTGTTTAATAAAATAATGATAGGTATTAAGAATGAAAAATGTAAGAAATGTTGGGCAAAAAATTTATGTGGTGGGGGTTGTCATTTAAAAAACGATCTACTGTATAGTGTAAACTAA
- the atpC gene encoding ATP synthase F1 subunit epsilon: protein MFDLKIVTPKGVKAEIKAKYAEFTTIEGGMGVLTNRLPIVAKLKVAPLKIRTEDDKEELFAVHGGILEMDGQEMIVLTTAAERPEEIDVETAMKAIEAAKEKLNHAANRAEKAKAQAEIEKNMVRISIVKK, encoded by the coding sequence ATGTTTGATTTAAAAATAGTAACCCCCAAAGGAGTAAAAGCTGAAATAAAAGCTAAATATGCAGAATTTACTACTATTGAAGGTGGTATGGGAGTTTTAACAAACAGACTCCCCATCGTTGCAAAATTAAAAGTGGCTCCTTTAAAAATAAGAACTGAAGATGATAAAGAAGAGCTTTTTGCAGTACATGGTGGAATATTAGAAATGGATGGACAGGAAATGATAGTTTTAACAACTGCTGCAGAAAGACCAGAAGAAATAGATGTAGAAACAGCAATGAAAGCTATAGAAGCAGCAAAAGAAAAGTTAAATCATGCAGCTAATAGAGCAGAAAAAGCAAAAGCTCAAGCGGAAATAGAAAAAAATATGGTAAGAATATCAATAGTAAAAAAATAA
- the atpD gene encoding F0F1 ATP synthase subunit beta produces the protein MEKNVGKLVSIIGPVVDVKFESGKLPEVYNALEVINPYTNKKLILEVEQLIGDNTVRCVALDSTDGLKRGLEVIDTGAPIKVPVGDITLGRMFNLLGDPIDERGDVDAKEYWPIHREPPSLNDQSTEIEILETGIKVIDLLAPFPKGGKIGFFGGAGVGKTVLVMELIRNIAIEHKGLSLFAGVGERTREGNDLWLEMQESGVLPNTALVFGQMNEPPGARFRIALTALTMAEYFRDVQKKDVLLFIDNIFRFVQAGSEVSALLGRMPSAVGYQPTLATDVGQLQERITSTKDGSITSVQAVYVPADDITDPAPATTFSHLEATIVLSRQIAELGLYPAVDPLDSTSKVLDPAVLGEEHYRVARGVQQVLQRYKDLQDIIAILGIEELSEEDKLTVQRARKIQRFLTQPFFVAEKFSGIDGQYVKVEDTVKGFKEILEGKYDHIPEQAFYMVGTIEQALEKAKKMGINV, from the coding sequence GTGGAAAAAAATGTTGGAAAACTAGTAAGTATTATAGGCCCCGTTGTGGATGTTAAATTTGAATCTGGAAAATTACCAGAGGTATACAATGCACTTGAAGTAATTAATCCATATACAAATAAAAAATTAATTTTAGAAGTAGAACAATTAATAGGAGATAATACTGTTAGATGTGTTGCTTTAGACTCCACTGATGGTTTAAAAAGAGGCCTTGAAGTTATAGATACTGGAGCACCTATTAAAGTTCCTGTAGGAGATATTACATTAGGAAGAATGTTTAATTTGTTAGGTGATCCAATTGACGAAAGAGGCGATGTTGATGCAAAAGAATATTGGCCTATTCATAGGGAACCACCTTCACTAAATGATCAATCGACAGAAATTGAAATATTAGAAACAGGTATCAAGGTTATCGACTTATTAGCTCCATTCCCAAAAGGAGGTAAAATAGGTTTCTTTGGTGGAGCTGGAGTTGGTAAAACAGTTCTAGTTATGGAACTTATTAGAAACATTGCTATTGAACATAAAGGTTTATCTTTATTTGCAGGTGTTGGAGAAAGAACTAGAGAAGGTAATGACTTATGGTTAGAAATGCAAGAGTCAGGCGTTTTACCAAATACTGCTTTAGTATTTGGTCAAATGAATGAACCACCAGGAGCAAGATTTAGAATTGCTTTAACTGCATTAACCATGGCTGAATATTTTAGAGATGTTCAAAAGAAAGATGTTTTATTATTCATTGATAACATTTTTAGATTTGTTCAAGCTGGTTCAGAGGTTTCTGCTCTTTTAGGACGTATGCCATCTGCTGTTGGTTATCAACCTACATTAGCTACAGATGTTGGGCAATTACAAGAAAGGATTACATCTACAAAAGATGGTTCTATCACATCAGTTCAAGCAGTTTACGTTCCAGCAGATGATATCACTGACCCTGCTCCTGCAACAACATTCTCACATTTGGAAGCAACTATAGTTCTTTCAAGACAAATTGCAGAGTTAGGGCTTTATCCAGCAGTTGATCCATTAGATTCTACATCAAAAGTATTGGATCCAGCTGTTTTAGGTGAAGAACATTATAGAGTAGCTAGAGGAGTTCAACAAGTATTACAAAGATACAAAGATTTACAAGATATTATTGCTATTTTAGGTATAGAAGAATTATCAGAAGAAGATAAATTAACCGTTCAAAGAGCTAGAAAAATACAAAGATTCTTAACTCAACCTTTCTTTGTTGCTGAAAAATTCTCTGGTATAGACGGACAATATGTAAAGGTTGAAGACACTGTAAAAGGATTTAAAGAAATATTAGAAGGTAAATATGATCATATTCCTGAACAAGCATTCTATATGGTTGGTACAATTGAACAAGCTTTAGAAAAGGCAAAGAAAATGGGAATTAACGTTTAA
- the atpG gene encoding ATP synthase F1 subunit gamma, whose translation MSRGKLRILKQRRASTQSTMKITKAMEMVAAAKANKVVKEVKALKDYALYAEKIIKKITPVEDSIYISNKKGTLIVVITPDMGLCGAFPMELSKTAIKLAEKTEDFVGFYNIGSKGEIELKQTNKLLLSRTKLYDVPSQENAEYILDDILDIIENKNIGKVKVVYGAFKNALVQKPEVIDLLPIQFEGSLDPRFEYEPDSKELFEEAAYLYLLSKIYLIIYENKISELYARKNAMHNATDNAKNLIEKFTLAYNKARQASITQELIEIVNGAQALQEE comes from the coding sequence ATGAGCCGTGGAAAACTTAGAATTCTTAAACAAAGAAGAGCTTCCACACAGTCTACAATGAAAATTACAAAAGCTATGGAAATGGTTGCAGCCGCTAAAGCTAACAAAGTAGTCAAAGAAGTTAAGGCTTTAAAAGACTATGCTTTATACGCTGAAAAAATAATTAAAAAAATTACGCCAGTTGAAGATAGTATATATATTTCAAATAAAAAAGGAACATTAATAGTAGTTATTACTCCAGACATGGGATTATGTGGTGCTTTTCCTATGGAATTATCAAAAACAGCTATTAAACTCGCTGAAAAAACAGAAGATTTTGTAGGATTTTATAATATAGGTTCAAAAGGAGAAATAGAACTTAAACAAACTAACAAATTACTATTATCTCGAACAAAATTATATGATGTACCTAGCCAAGAAAATGCTGAATATATTTTAGATGATATTTTGGATATTATTGAAAATAAAAATATTGGTAAAGTTAAAGTAGTGTATGGCGCATTTAAAAATGCTCTTGTTCAAAAGCCTGAAGTAATAGATTTATTACCTATACAATTTGAAGGTTCTTTAGATCCTCGATTTGAATATGAACCTGACTCTAAAGAATTGTTTGAAGAAGCTGCATATCTTTATTTATTATCAAAAATATACTTAATTATATATGAAAATAAAATTAGTGAATTATACGCTAGAAAAAATGCAATGCATAATGCCACTGATAATGCTAAAAACCTTATTGAAAAGTTTACACTTGCATATAATAAGGCTAGACAAGCTTCTATTACACAAGAATTAATTGAAATAGTTAATGGTGCTCAAGCATTGCAGGAAGAATAA
- the atpA gene encoding F0F1 ATP synthase subunit alpha — translation MRINPDELEKVIEERIKSYESGEIKEVGWIIQVGDGIARAYGLKDVMASELVEIYTDDGEIINGMALNLEEDNVGIIILGDYKVIKEGNKVVRTGKIAEVPAGEELLGRVVNPLGEPLDGKGPINSKHTRPIEFKAPGVVMRKPVDTPLQTGLKAIDTMIPIGRGQRELIIGDRQTGKTAIAIDTIINQKGKGVYCIYVAIGQKSSSVARTVAKLEEYGAMEYTTVVVASASDPASLLYLAPYAGAAMGEYFMFNGKDALVIYDDLSKHAAAYRELSLLLRRPPGREAYPGDVFYLHSRLLERAARLNENYGGGSLTALPIIETQANDVSAYIPTNVISITDGQIYLEPSLFYAGQRPAVNVGLSVSRVGGAAQIKAMKQVAGSLRLDLAQYRELEAFAQFATELDESTRKQLIRGEKLSELLKQGQYVPMEVEDQVAIVFAGVNGYLDDIPTLSISKFEKEFLQYLKSNKPSILESIKTKKKIDEELDKELRKAIEDFKTAFQA, via the coding sequence TTGAGAATAAATCCTGATGAACTAGAAAAAGTTATAGAAGAACGTATAAAATCATATGAATCAGGTGAAATAAAAGAAGTTGGATGGATTATACAAGTTGGTGACGGTATTGCAAGAGCTTATGGATTAAAAGATGTTATGGCAAGTGAATTAGTAGAAATATATACCGATGATGGAGAAATAATAAACGGTATGGCATTAAATTTAGAAGAAGATAATGTTGGTATTATTATTTTAGGTGATTATAAAGTAATTAAAGAAGGAAATAAAGTAGTTAGAACAGGTAAAATTGCTGAAGTTCCTGCCGGTGAGGAATTATTAGGTAGGGTTGTTAACCCATTAGGGGAACCTTTAGATGGAAAAGGACCTATTAATTCAAAACATACTAGACCTATTGAGTTTAAAGCGCCTGGCGTTGTTATGAGAAAACCTGTTGATACACCTTTACAAACAGGTTTAAAAGCTATTGATACAATGATTCCAATCGGAAGAGGGCAAAGAGAATTAATAATTGGAGATAGACAAACTGGTAAAACAGCTATTGCAATTGATACAATTATTAATCAAAAAGGTAAAGGTGTTTATTGTATTTATGTTGCTATAGGACAAAAATCATCATCTGTTGCAAGAACTGTTGCAAAATTAGAAGAATATGGTGCAATGGAATATACTACTGTTGTTGTTGCTAGTGCTAGTGATCCCGCATCATTATTATACTTAGCCCCATATGCAGGTGCTGCTATGGGTGAATATTTCATGTTTAATGGAAAAGACGCTTTGGTTATATATGATGATTTATCTAAACATGCAGCAGCATATAGAGAACTTTCTCTTTTATTAAGAAGACCACCAGGACGTGAAGCATATCCAGGTGATGTATTTTATTTACACTCAAGATTATTAGAAAGAGCTGCAAGATTAAATGAAAATTATGGCGGTGGTTCATTAACAGCATTACCAATAATCGAAACTCAAGCTAATGACGTTTCTGCTTATATTCCAACTAATGTTATTTCTATTACTGATGGACAAATTTATCTTGAACCATCTTTATTCTATGCAGGCCAAAGACCTGCTGTTAATGTTGGTTTGTCTGTTTCAAGGGTTGGTGGTGCTGCTCAAATAAAAGCTATGAAACAAGTTGCAGGTAGTTTAAGACTTGACTTAGCTCAATATAGGGAATTAGAAGCATTTGCTCAATTCGCCACAGAATTAGATGAATCTACTAGGAAACAATTAATTAGAGGTGAAAAATTATCTGAACTACTAAAACAAGGTCAATATGTTCCAATGGAAGTTGAAGATCAAGTGGCTATAGTTTTTGCAGGTGTAAATGGATATTTAGATGATATTCCAACATTAAGTATTAGCAAGTTTGAAAAAGAATTCTTACAATATTTAAAATCAAATAAACCATCTATATTAGAATCAATTAAAACAAAGAAAAAAATTGATGAAGAATTAGATAAGGAGCTTAGAAAAGCTATTGAAGACTTTAAAACAGCTTTTCAAGCTTAA
- the atpH gene encoding ATP synthase F1 subunit delta: MKNSISVASRYVEAFFEYLSEENKLDELDNYVNAIKNVVNKINDDKLFFDLIGNPLLPKDFVVQQIIKVAGIDDIHFNKFITALVYKKRQLMLPMIFILLEQKNMELKKLIKVKMITPYKLDEENVSELSNIIHKKTGRRAIIQSVIDESLIGGLQLQLEDTVFDYSVKGMLEKIGREYASKRG; the protein is encoded by the coding sequence ATGAAAAACTCTATTTCTGTAGCCTCAAGATATGTTGAAGCTTTTTTTGAATATCTCTCTGAAGAAAACAAATTAGATGAGCTAGATAATTATGTAAATGCAATAAAAAATGTTGTTAATAAAATCAATGATGATAAGCTTTTTTTTGATTTAATTGGCAATCCTTTATTGCCAAAAGATTTTGTTGTTCAACAAATTATTAAAGTTGCTGGTATTGATGATATTCATTTCAATAAATTTATAACAGCTTTAGTATATAAAAAAAGACAATTAATGTTACCTATGATATTTATTTTATTAGAACAAAAAAATATGGAATTAAAAAAATTGATAAAAGTTAAAATGATTACACCATATAAATTAGATGAAGAAAATGTTAGTGAGCTATCTAATATTATTCATAAAAAAACAGGAAGAAGAGCCATTATCCAATCTGTTATAGATGAAAGTTTAATTGGTGGTTTACAATTACAACTTGAAGATACAGTATTTGACTACTCTGTAAAAGGAATGCTGGAAAAAATCGGACGCGAATACGCTTCCAAGCGGGGGTGA
- the atpF gene encoding F0F1 ATP synthase subunit B produces the protein MLDFNFTSIVNLFGFVFLAYFLWIMLYKPFFEMSEKRKEIVESELNQAETLRKEAEEKLKQANKEMEEIRSKKESIIKEAEELAKNIVSNAKEEALNEKARIIAAAEKEAIEIKEEAYKDIQNKVVSLSITIASMILKKNVDEKVNEEFIKRAFEALNKGEKL, from the coding sequence GTGCTAGATTTTAATTTTACATCAATAGTAAATTTATTTGGATTTGTTTTTTTAGCTTATTTCTTATGGATTATGTTATATAAGCCATTTTTTGAAATGTCTGAAAAAAGAAAAGAAATTGTTGAAAGTGAATTAAATCAAGCTGAAACATTAAGAAAAGAAGCTGAAGAAAAATTGAAACAAGCAAACAAGGAAATGGAAGAAATAAGATCTAAAAAAGAAAGTATTATAAAAGAAGCTGAAGAATTAGCTAAAAATATTGTATCTAACGCCAAGGAAGAAGCTTTAAATGAAAAAGCAAGAATTATAGCGGCTGCTGAAAAGGAAGCTATTGAAATAAAAGAAGAAGCTTATAAAGATATACAAAATAAAGTTGTATCATTGTCAATTACAATAGCTTCAATGATTCTTAAGAAAAATGTCGATGAAAAAGTAAATGAAGAGTTTATTAAAAGAGCTTTCGAGGCGTTGAATAAGGGTGAAAAGTTATGA
- a CDS encoding F0F1 ATP synthase subunit C, producing the protein MAVEQVAQEIVKSGSEAALGTGLYYLGKFVGAGLAMGIGAIGPGVGEGNVGAHAMDAMARQPEMAGTLTTRMLLAMAVTESTGLYSLVIALLMLIVLP; encoded by the coding sequence ATGGCTGTTGAACAAGTAGCACAAGAAATTGTAAAATCAGGAAGTGAAGCTGCATTAGGTACTGGTTTATATTATTTAGGTAAATTTGTTGGTGCAGGTTTAGCAATGGGTATTGGAGCTATAGGTCCTGGTGTTGGGGAAGGTAATGTTGGTGCTCATGCTATGGATGCTATGGCTAGACAACCTGAAATGGCAGGTACATTAACAACACGTATGTTACTTGCTATGGCTGTTACAGAATCTACTGGTTTATACTCATTAGTTATTGCATTATTAATGTTAATTGTTTTACCATAA
- the atpB gene encoding F0F1 ATP synthase subunit A: MTQGQKRNLIILFLIYLGLGLINFIFFPSADLEGVGLRWTYSFGETQTFWNTINPMTVIMSILIIFLLIIFASNIKFELIPNKKQALVESLLGYFWELVEDAVPNPKYRKPIYVISTTLFLFILIANLLSGMPGINVTPVSDGIKIGLFTDTWYTPTSDLNTNATFALMVLIISHIFAASAKGVLNWLKMFIEPTPLLLPLNLIGELAKPVSHSLRLFGNIFGGGILVLIISYMLKYFVLPVFLWGFFGIFVGLIQAFVFSLLAIAYMGSLLEE, encoded by the coding sequence ATGACTCAAGGACAAAAAAGAAACCTTATAATTTTATTTTTAATCTATTTAGGTTTGGGTTTAATAAACTTTATATTTTTTCCTTCGGCTGACTTAGAGGGAGTTGGTTTAAGGTGGACCTATTCTTTTGGAGAAACTCAAACATTTTGGAATACTATAAACCCTATGACTGTTATTATGTCTATTTTAATAATTTTTCTTTTAATTATTTTTGCATCTAATATAAAATTTGAATTAATTCCTAATAAAAAACAAGCTTTAGTAGAATCTTTATTAGGTTATTTTTGGGAACTGGTAGAAGATGCTGTTCCAAATCCAAAGTATAGAAAACCAATATATGTTATTTCTACCACATTATTCCTTTTCATTTTAATTGCAAATTTGTTATCAGGAATGCCTGGTATAAACGTTACTCCTGTATCAGATGGTATTAAAATAGGTTTATTTACTGATACTTGGTATACGCCTACATCAGATTTAAATACAAATGCAACATTTGCTTTAATGGTTTTAATTATTAGTCATATTTTTGCAGCATCTGCAAAAGGCGTTTTAAATTGGTTAAAAATGTTTATTGAACCAACACCATTATTATTACCATTAAATTTAATTGGTGAATTAGCAAAACCTGTTTCTCACTCTTTGAGGTTATTCGGTAATATTTTCGGTGGAGGGATTTTAGTATTAATTATTAGTTATATGTTAAAATATTTTGTTTTACCTGTATTTTTATGGGGATTTTTTGGAATATTTGTAGGATTAATACAAGCCTTTGTTTTTTCTCTTTTAGCTATTGCATATATGGGTTCATTATTAGAAGAATAA
- a CDS encoding AtpZ/AtpI family protein: MKKHNIEKKQNIDVKVFANLNLILFFALDVLANIFIGYLIGYGLSYITNKDIWKIIFLFLGVISGLYNGIKDLIKEAEKQDNEFRIEKEDKRDNNKNNNTFND, encoded by the coding sequence ATGAAAAAACACAACATCGAAAAAAAGCAAAATATTGATGTAAAAGTATTTGCAAATTTAAATCTAATTTTATTTTTTGCATTAGATGTATTAGCAAATATCTTTATCGGATATTTAATAGGTTATGGCCTTTCTTATATAACTAATAAAGATATTTGGAAAATTATATTTTTGTTTTTAGGAGTTATATCAGGATTATATAACGGCATCAAAGATCTTATTAAGGAGGCCGAAAAGCAGGATAATGAATTTAGAATTGAAAAAGAAGATAAAAGAGATAATAATAAAAATAATAATACTTTCAATGATTGA
- a CDS encoding chemotaxis protein CheX: protein MNVQVINSILDAFSKTFQMATNNMDIEIQKPTLDKGENRTYDVVVTIGFIGDINGNIHIGLSVETAKKVVSQMMMGMPIEKLDEMSLSALGELGNMISGSIAISLEKLNYKINITPPSIMHGNNIIFIKDGVSLRFPMNIDNKYSEEFFVVLKS, encoded by the coding sequence ATGAATGTACAAGTTATAAATTCTATATTAGATGCTTTTTCTAAAACATTTCAAATGGCTACTAACAACATGGATATAGAAATTCAAAAACCTACTTTAGATAAGGGAGAGAATAGAACATACGATGTTGTTGTAACAATTGGTTTTATTGGAGATATTAACGGAAACATACATATAGGTCTATCAGTAGAAACAGCAAAAAAAGTTGTGTCTCAAATGATGATGGGAATGCCAATTGAAAAATTAGATGAAATGAGCTTAAGTGCTTTAGGAGAATTAGGTAATATGATCTCAGGATCAATTGCTATTAGTTTAGAAAAATTAAATTATAAAATAAATATAACCCCACCATCTATAATGCATGGAAATAATATTATTTTTATTAAAGATGGTGTTTCTTTAAGGTTCCCTATGAATATTGATAATAAATATTCAGAAGAATTTTTTGTTGTTTTAAAAAGTTAA
- a CDS encoding ATP-dependent 6-phosphofructokinase: MRIGILTGGGDCPGLNAVIRGIVHAAGEGYETYGILNGWKGMLTKEMMKLDKDDVEGIHILGGTILGTARVNPFKTEEGKELIEKNFKEMGLDALIAIGGDDTLSVAAKLSSLGYPVVGVPKTIDNDVSNTDYTFGFHTAVNVGADAIDRLHSTAKSHQRVMVVELMGREAGWITIEAGMAAGAHLILIPEFPMTISEIVNYVNKRMQEKKYMIIAVAEGFKPTELEQVIADVSTVDAFGHIKLGGIAHYLAEIIEQKTGYETRSVVLGHLLRGGTPTAFDRILGTRYGVEAMNLVKNKDFGRMVALKGNQIISIPLEYGVATKKLVPFEYYKLAQLFFD; the protein is encoded by the coding sequence ATGAGAATAGGTATATTAACAGGAGGTGGAGATTGTCCGGGATTAAATGCTGTTATTAGAGGCATTGTTCATGCAGCTGGTGAAGGATATGAAACATATGGTATATTAAATGGATGGAAAGGTATGCTTACAAAAGAAATGATGAAATTAGATAAAGATGATGTAGAAGGGATACATATATTAGGTGGAACAATCTTAGGTACAGCTAGAGTAAATCCCTTTAAAACAGAAGAAGGAAAAGAATTAATTGAAAAAAATTTTAAAGAAATGGGACTAGATGCATTAATTGCAATTGGTGGAGATGATACATTATCAGTAGCAGCCAAATTATCTAGTTTAGGCTATCCGGTTGTAGGTGTTCCAAAAACAATTGATAATGATGTATCTAATACTGATTATACGTTTGGGTTTCATACAGCTGTTAATGTAGGAGCAGATGCTATAGATAGATTGCATTCTACTGCAAAATCACATCAAAGAGTTATGGTTGTTGAATTAATGGGAAGAGAGGCTGGTTGGATAACAATTGAAGCTGGCATGGCTGCAGGAGCTCATTTGATTTTAATACCTGAATTTCCAATGACTATATCTGAAATAGTTAACTATGTAAACAAGAGAATGCAAGAAAAGAAATATATGATAATAGCTGTAGCGGAAGGATTTAAACCTACAGAATTAGAGCAAGTTATAGCAGATGTTTCTACAGTTGATGCTTTTGGACACATAAAATTAGGTGGAATAGCTCATTATTTAGCAGAAATAATTGAACAAAAAACAGGTTATGAAACAAGATCAGTTGTTCTTGGCCATTTGTTAAGAGGAGGGACTCCTACAGCATTTGATAGAATTTTGGGTACAAGGTATGGAGTTGAAGCTATGAATTTAGTAAAAAATAAGGATTTTGGTAGGATGGTTGCATTAAAAGGTAATCAAATAATATCTATTCCATTAGAATATGGAGTGGCAACAAAAAAATTAGTTCCTTTTGAATATTATAAACTAGCACAATTGTTTTTTGATTAA
- the ribF gene encoding riboflavin biosynthesis protein RibF: protein MNYAITIGTFDGVHKGHQIILKKTLDIAKKYSFIPKAYIMKYPATKYFGDFKGVILPSYKRAEILQKMGFETEIFDLPDVIHITHSEYLDYLLENGMKAIICGKDFTFGKGKKGDVSYLLSEKHKKNYIVEVLSDIKNSEIRISSTFIRRELLNGNIVQANKLLGRKWTLEGPVYEDRHIGFKLGFPTANIDIRYKEEVLFPKYGVYLVKGGVKGSNYKYYGLMSVGIRPTFNENKKEPKVEIYFLDFFGDLYNKIIEIEVLDFLREEIKFNSERDLIKQMVKDEDNARKLINKMGD from the coding sequence ATGAATTATGCAATAACTATAGGAACATTTGATGGTGTTCATAAAGGTCACCAAATAATATTAAAGAAAACACTAGATATTGCCAAAAAATATTCATTTATACCTAAAGCATATATAATGAAATATCCAGCTACTAAATATTTTGGAGATTTTAAAGGGGTTATTTTACCTTCGTATAAGAGAGCGGAAATTCTTCAAAAAATGGGATTTGAAACAGAAATTTTTGATTTACCTGATGTAATACATATTACTCATAGTGAATATTTAGATTATTTATTAGAAAATGGTATGAAAGCAATTATTTGTGGAAAGGATTTTACATTTGGTAAAGGCAAAAAAGGAGATGTTTCATATTTATTATCAGAAAAACATAAAAAGAACTATATTGTTGAAGTATTAAGCGATATAAAAAATTCTGAAATAAGAATAAGCTCAACATTTATTAGAAGAGAACTATTAAATGGTAATATTGTCCAGGCAAATAAATTATTAGGTCGCAAATGGACATTAGAAGGACCTGTTTATGAAGATAGACATATTGGTTTTAAATTAGGATTTCCTACTGCTAATATAGATATAAGATATAAAGAGGAGGTTTTATTTCCAAAGTATGGTGTTTATTTAGTTAAAGGTGGTGTGAAAGGAAGCAATTATAAATATTATGGATTGATGAGCGTTGGGATAAGGCCTACATTTAATGAAAACAAGAAAGAACCTAAAGTTGAAATATATTTCTTAGATTTTTTTGGGGATTTATATAACAAAATTATAGAAATAGAGGTCTTAGATTTTCTTAGAGAAGAAATAAAATTTAATTCTGAAAGAGATCTTATTAAACAAATGGTTAAAGATGAGGATAATGCAAGAAAATTAATAAATAAAATGGGTGACTAA